Proteins found in one Cytobacillus luteolus genomic segment:
- a CDS encoding class II fructose-bisphosphate aldolase, whose protein sequence is MPLVSMTEMLNKAKAEGYAVGQFNLNNLEFTQAILQAAQEENSPVICGVSEGAARYMGGFKTVVAMVKALMEDYKVTVPVAIHLDHGSSFEKCAEAIHAGFTSVMIDGSHHPLEENIAITKKVVELAHIHGVSVEAELGRIGGQEDDLIVDDAEAAYAIPSECDQLVRETGVDCFAPALGSVHGPYKGEPNLGFDRMKEVMELTGIPLVLHGGTGIPTKDIQKAISLGTAKINVNTENQISSAKVIREVLAEKPNEYDPRKFLGPARDAIRETVKGKMREFGSAQKA, encoded by the coding sequence ATGCCTTTAGTTTCAATGACAGAAATGCTTAACAAAGCAAAAGCAGAGGGATATGCAGTTGGTCAATTCAATCTAAATAACCTAGAATTTACTCAAGCAATTTTACAAGCAGCTCAAGAGGAAAACTCACCAGTTATCTGTGGTGTATCTGAAGGGGCAGCTCGTTATATGGGCGGTTTCAAAACAGTTGTTGCTATGGTTAAAGCACTTATGGAGGATTATAAAGTGACAGTTCCAGTTGCAATCCACCTAGACCATGGTTCAAGTTTTGAAAAATGTGCTGAGGCAATTCATGCTGGATTTACATCAGTTATGATAGACGGGTCTCACCATCCACTTGAAGAAAATATCGCAATCACTAAAAAAGTAGTTGAATTAGCACACATTCATGGTGTATCTGTAGAAGCAGAACTTGGTCGTATTGGTGGTCAAGAAGATGACTTAATCGTTGACGATGCAGAAGCAGCATATGCAATTCCATCAGAGTGTGATCAACTAGTTCGCGAAACAGGTGTAGATTGCTTTGCACCAGCATTAGGTTCAGTACATGGGCCTTACAAAGGTGAACCGAACTTAGGATTTGATCGCATGAAGGAAGTTATGGAATTAACAGGTATTCCTCTAGTGTTACACGGAGGAACAGGAATTCCAACAAAAGACATCCAAAAAGCCATTTCATTAGGTACTGCAAAAATTAATGTAAATACAGAAAATCAAATTTCATCTGCGAAAGTTATTCGTGAAGTTTTAGCTGAAAAGCCGAATGAATACGATCCACGTAAATTCTTAGGCCCAGCTAGAGATGCAATTAGAGAAACTGTAAAAGGCAAAATGCGTGAATTTGGTTCTGCTCAAAAAGCATAA
- the fsa gene encoding fructose-6-phosphate aldolase, with protein MKFFIDTANLHEIKEAHALGVLSGVTTNPSLVAKEDITFEDRLREITEVVSGSVSAEVIATDWEGMISEGLELAKIAPNITIKVPMTPDGLKAVKVFKEKGIKTNVTLIFTANQALLAARAGASYVSPFLGRLDDIGHNGLDLISTISEIFTVHGIDSEIIAASIRHPLHITEAALRGAHIATVPYKVILQLFNHPLTDQGIEKFLEDWNNRNK; from the coding sequence ATGAAATTTTTTATCGACACAGCAAATCTACATGAAATTAAAGAAGCACATGCGCTAGGCGTTCTTTCAGGTGTAACAACAAATCCAAGCTTAGTAGCAAAAGAAGATATCACATTTGAAGATCGTCTAAGGGAAATCACAGAGGTAGTATCAGGTTCAGTTAGTGCAGAAGTAATTGCAACTGATTGGGAGGGCATGATCTCTGAAGGACTAGAACTTGCGAAAATTGCTCCGAACATTACGATAAAAGTCCCAATGACTCCAGACGGATTAAAAGCTGTGAAAGTATTCAAGGAAAAAGGAATCAAGACAAATGTAACCCTTATTTTCACTGCGAACCAAGCATTACTAGCTGCCCGTGCAGGTGCATCATACGTTTCACCATTCTTAGGCAGATTAGACGATATCGGCCACAACGGCTTAGACCTAATCTCAACAATATCAGAAATCTTCACAGTACACGGAATCGACTCAGAAATCATTGCTGCATCTATCAGACACCCATTACACATCACTGAAGCAGCACTAAGAGGCGCGCATATCGCAACAGTACCATACAAAGTCATCCTACAACTATTCAACCACCCACTAACAGACCAAGGAATCGAAAAATTCCTAGAAGACTGGAACAATCGTAATAAATAA
- a CDS encoding UDP-N-acetylglucosamine 1-carboxyvinyltransferase, which produces MEKLKIAGGYPLNGTVRISGAKNSAVALIPATILAESPVKIEGLPDISDVQMLSSLLEEIGGSVTLNENEIIVDPTNIVSMPLPNGKVKKLRASYYLMGAMLGRFKKAVIGLPGGCHLGPRPIDQHIKGFEALGAKVTNEQGAIYLRADELKGARIYLDVVSVGATINIMLAAVRAKGRTIIENAAKEPEIIDVATLLSSMGAKIKGAGTDVIRIDGVDELRGCQHTIIPDRIEAGTYMIIGAAMGERVVIDNVIPLHLESLIAKFREMGVQVETKDDQVIVSGTKNLKAVDIKTLVYPGFATDLQQPFTSLLTKATGTGVVTDTIYGARFKHIDELRRMNAQIKVEGRSAIVSGPVKLQGAKVKASDLRAGAALVVAGLMAEGVTEVTGLDHIDRGYSNLVEKLTGLGATIWREKMSEEEIEQLQNS; this is translated from the coding sequence ATGGAAAAATTAAAAATCGCAGGCGGTTATCCTTTAAATGGAACGGTAAGAATCAGTGGTGCTAAAAATAGTGCTGTTGCTTTAATTCCAGCAACGATTCTAGCAGAATCTCCAGTCAAAATTGAGGGTTTACCTGACATATCAGACGTTCAAATGCTAAGTAGTTTGCTTGAGGAAATTGGCGGTAGTGTTACGTTAAACGAAAACGAAATCATCGTTGATCCTACAAACATAGTTTCAATGCCACTACCAAATGGAAAAGTAAAAAAATTAAGAGCTTCCTATTATTTAATGGGGGCCATGTTAGGCCGTTTTAAAAAGGCAGTAATTGGACTTCCTGGTGGATGTCACTTAGGACCACGTCCAATCGATCAACATATAAAAGGATTTGAGGCTCTTGGTGCAAAAGTAACAAATGAGCAAGGAGCTATTTACTTACGGGCCGATGAACTAAAAGGTGCAAGAATATACCTAGACGTTGTAAGTGTTGGTGCAACAATCAATATTATGTTAGCAGCTGTACGAGCAAAGGGTCGGACAATCATAGAAAATGCTGCAAAAGAACCAGAAATCATTGATGTAGCTACATTATTATCAAGTATGGGTGCAAAAATTAAAGGTGCAGGAACAGATGTAATTCGTATTGATGGAGTTGATGAGTTAAGAGGATGTCAACACACAATTATTCCTGACCGAATTGAAGCAGGTACTTATATGATTATCGGCGCAGCAATGGGAGAAAGAGTTGTCATTGATAACGTTATTCCTCTACATCTTGAATCTCTAATCGCGAAGTTTAGGGAAATGGGTGTTCAGGTTGAGACGAAAGATGACCAAGTTATCGTTAGTGGCACCAAAAATCTAAAAGCTGTAGATATAAAAACCTTGGTATATCCAGGGTTCGCAACTGATTTACAGCAACCTTTTACATCTCTTCTTACAAAGGCAACAGGAACCGGTGTAGTTACTGATACAATCTATGGAGCTCGTTTTAAGCATATCGATGAGTTGCGCAGAATGAATGCCCAAATTAAAGTCGAAGGCCGTTCTGCAATTGTCAGTGGTCCTGTAAAATTACAGGGAGCGAAGGTCAAGGCTAGTGACCTACGTGCAGGTGCAGCCCTAGTGGTGGCTGGTTTAATGGCAGAGGGTGTTACTGAGGTAACTGGACTCGATCATATAGACCGTGGTTACAGTAATCTTGTTGAAAAATTGACAGGATTAGGTGCGACTATTTGGCGTGAAAAAATGTCTGAAGAAGAAATAGAGCAACTACAAAATTCATAA
- the glpX gene encoding class II fructose-bisphosphatase yields MERSLSMELVRVTEGAALASARWMGRGLKDEADGAATSAMRDVFDTVPMKGTVVIGEGEMDEAPMLYIGEKLGTGYGPRVDVAVDPLEGTNIVASGGWNALAVLAVADHGNLLNAPDMYMDKIAVGPEAVGLIDINASVLDNLKAVAKAKNKDIEDIVATVLNRPRHEHIIAQLREAGARIKLINDGDVAGAINTAFDHTGVDILFGSGGAPEGVLAAVALKCLGGEIQGKLIPQSDEELERCIKMGLDVNKILLMEDLVKGDDAIFAATGVTDGELLRGVQFKGSTGTTHSIVMRAKSGTVRFIDGRHSLKKKPNLVIR; encoded by the coding sequence ATGGAAAGAAGTTTGTCGATGGAATTGGTGCGTGTCACAGAAGGCGCTGCACTTGCTTCGGCACGTTGGATGGGTCGAGGATTAAAGGACGAGGCAGACGGTGCTGCCACTTCCGCAATGCGAGATGTCTTTGATACAGTACCGATGAAGGGGACAGTAGTAATAGGTGAAGGGGAAATGGATGAAGCACCTATGCTCTATATCGGTGAAAAATTAGGGACAGGCTATGGCCCACGCGTTGATGTAGCAGTTGACCCACTTGAAGGGACAAACATTGTTGCATCTGGAGGTTGGAATGCGTTAGCTGTACTAGCGGTTGCAGACCACGGTAATCTATTAAACGCACCGGACATGTATATGGATAAAATCGCAGTTGGACCAGAGGCAGTTGGTCTTATTGATATAAATGCTTCGGTTTTGGATAATTTAAAAGCTGTTGCGAAAGCGAAGAACAAAGATATTGAAGATATCGTAGCGACTGTTCTAAATCGTCCACGTCATGAACATATTATTGCTCAATTGCGAGAAGCAGGAGCACGTATTAAGTTGATTAACGATGGAGATGTTGCTGGAGCAATTAATACAGCTTTTGATCATACAGGTGTTGATATTTTATTTGGTTCAGGTGGAGCACCTGAAGGCGTTTTAGCAGCAGTAGCTCTTAAATGTTTAGGTGGAGAAATTCAAGGTAAGCTCATTCCACAAAGCGATGAAGAATTAGAGCGCTGTATAAAAATGGGACTTGATGTAAACAAGATCCTTCTAATGGAGGACCTTGTAAAAGGCGATGACGCCATCTTCGCAGCAACAGGAGTAACAGACGGAGAGCTTCTAAGAGGCGTACAATTCAAAGGCTCTACAGGCACAACCCACTCCATCGTCATGAGAGCAAAATCAGGCACCGTCCGATTCATCGACGGCCGCCACAGCCTAAAGAAAAAACCGAATCTAGTTATACGTTAG
- the rho gene encoding transcription termination factor Rho, giving the protein MSITISSLENMKLKELYELAKEYKVSYYSKLSKKELIFAILKARAEQDGLLFMEGVLEIIPSEGFGFLRPINYSPSSEDIYISASQIRRFDLRNGDKVSGKVRPPKENERYYGLLHVEAVNGDDPESAKERVHFPGLTPLYPDRQIILETAPNHLSTRIMDLIAPVGFGQRGLIVAPPKAGKTMLLKEIANSITTNNPEAELIVLLIDERPEEVTDIERSVAGDVVSSTFDEVPENHIKVAELVLERAMRLVEHKKDVIILMDSITRLARAYNLVIPPSGRTLSGGIDPAAFHRPKRFFGAARNIEEGGSLTILATALVDTGSRMDDVIYEEFKGTGNLELHLDRALSERRIFPAIDIRRSGTRKEELLIPKDHLDKLWAIRKTMSDSPDFAEKLIRKLKQTKTNAEFFDLLTIEKKTATTTPKRTQ; this is encoded by the coding sequence ATGAGTATTACAATATCAAGTTTAGAAAATATGAAGCTAAAGGAACTTTATGAATTAGCAAAAGAATATAAAGTTTCATACTACAGTAAATTATCGAAAAAAGAATTAATTTTTGCCATTTTAAAAGCTAGAGCAGAACAAGATGGTCTTCTATTCATGGAAGGTGTACTAGAAATTATTCCGTCTGAAGGCTTCGGATTCTTAAGACCAATCAACTATTCTCCGAGCTCTGAAGATATTTATATCTCTGCCTCGCAAATACGCAGATTTGATTTAAGAAATGGAGATAAGGTGTCCGGTAAGGTCCGCCCACCTAAAGAAAATGAAAGATATTATGGATTGCTACATGTAGAAGCTGTAAACGGTGATGACCCAGAATCTGCAAAAGAACGTGTGCATTTCCCTGGCTTAACTCCATTATATCCTGATCGACAAATCATTTTAGAAACAGCTCCAAATCATTTATCAACGAGAATTATGGATTTGATTGCTCCTGTTGGATTTGGTCAACGTGGATTAATTGTTGCCCCACCTAAAGCAGGAAAAACAATGCTTTTAAAAGAAATTGCAAACAGCATTACGACAAATAATCCAGAAGCCGAATTAATTGTTCTACTAATTGATGAGCGCCCAGAGGAAGTTACGGATATTGAACGTTCTGTAGCAGGAGATGTTGTAAGTTCAACTTTTGATGAAGTGCCTGAAAACCATATTAAAGTGGCAGAGCTTGTATTAGAAAGAGCGATGCGTTTAGTTGAGCATAAAAAAGATGTAATTATTTTAATGGATAGTATTACACGTCTAGCGCGTGCATATAACCTTGTCATTCCTCCAAGTGGACGAACACTTTCTGGGGGAATTGACCCTGCAGCTTTCCATCGTCCAAAACGCTTTTTCGGTGCAGCCCGTAACATCGAAGAGGGTGGAAGCTTAACCATTTTAGCCACAGCCTTAGTAGATACTGGTTCTAGGATGGACGATGTGATTTATGAGGAATTCAAAGGAACAGGTAACCTTGAGTTACACTTAGATCGTGCACTTTCAGAAAGACGTATTTTCCCTGCAATTGATATTCGTCGCTCTGGTACGAGAAAAGAAGAATTACTAATTCCGAAAGATCATTTAGACAAGCTTTGGGCAATTCGTAAGACAATGTCTGATTCACCTGATTTTGCAGAAAAGTTAATTCGTAAGCTAAAACAAACGAAAACAAATGCTGAATTCTTTGACTTATTAACAATTGAGAAAAAGACAGCAACAACAACACCAAAAAGAACACAATAA
- the rpmE gene encoding 50S ribosomal protein L31 — MKTGIHPNYKKVMVKCACGNEFETGSVLNEVKVEVCSECHPFYTGRQKFADAGGRVDKFNKKYGIK, encoded by the coding sequence ATGAAAACAGGAATTCATCCAAACTACAAAAAAGTTATGGTGAAATGTGCTTGTGGAAACGAATTTGAAACTGGTTCAGTATTGAACGAAGTTAAAGTTGAGGTTTGTTCTGAATGTCACCCATTCTATACAGGCCGTCAGAAGTTCGCGGATGCAGGTGGACGTGTAGATAAATTCAACAAAAAATACGGTATTAAATAA
- a CDS encoding thymidine kinase yields the protein MYIMNQSGWLELICGSMFSGKSEELIRRVRRAQFAKQEVQVFKPAIDNRYSEESVVSHNGTAVIAKPVESSVHILKAVSAETDVVAIDEIQFFDNGIFEVVQMLANQGHRVIVAGLDQDFRGEPFGQVPQLMAIAESVTKLQAVCTVCGSPASRTQRLIDGNPASYNDPIILVGASESYEPRCRHHHEVPGKPANQTISQLSY from the coding sequence ATGTATATCATGAACCAAAGTGGCTGGCTCGAACTAATTTGTGGAAGTATGTTCTCAGGGAAATCTGAGGAGTTAATCCGCCGGGTACGTCGTGCACAATTCGCAAAACAAGAAGTACAAGTATTTAAACCTGCAATTGACAATCGATACAGTGAAGAATCGGTTGTTTCCCATAACGGAACTGCGGTCATTGCAAAACCAGTAGAATCTTCCGTTCATATTCTTAAAGCTGTTTCTGCAGAAACGGATGTTGTGGCAATTGATGAGATTCAATTCTTCGATAATGGAATTTTTGAGGTTGTGCAAATGCTAGCAAATCAAGGACATCGTGTTATTGTAGCTGGCCTAGATCAAGATTTCCGAGGCGAGCCATTTGGACAAGTTCCACAGCTTATGGCTATAGCTGAATCGGTAACTAAGCTTCAAGCAGTTTGTACGGTTTGTGGCTCACCAGCTAGTCGTACACAAAGACTCATAGATGGCAATCCAGCATCTTACAATGATCCAATCATTCTTGTTGGAGCATCTGAATCATATGAACCAAGATGTCGTCATCATCACGAAGTACCAGGAAAACCTGCAAACCAAACCATTTCACAACTTTCCTATTAA
- a CDS encoding VanZ family protein, translating into MIKQRLLKAIFYGYLLLLLYWMFLGFSRVTSEEYMYNLTPFDTVKKYILYYDHFPFTTWIINLAGNVGVFVPFGLLLPAIYPLLKKIVPFFAVFVVGITCIEFLQMVSKRGSFDVDDIILNTVGALIGFCIYRIKRA; encoded by the coding sequence TTGATTAAACAAAGACTACTTAAGGCCATTTTTTATGGCTATTTATTATTGTTACTCTACTGGATGTTTCTAGGTTTCTCTCGCGTAACTAGTGAAGAATATATGTATAATCTCACACCTTTTGATACAGTAAAAAAGTATATCTTGTATTATGATCACTTTCCTTTTACAACTTGGATTATAAATTTGGCTGGTAATGTTGGTGTATTTGTCCCCTTCGGACTACTACTTCCAGCAATTTACCCCCTCCTAAAAAAGATTGTTCCGTTTTTTGCAGTCTTTGTTGTTGGAATAACTTGCATTGAATTTTTGCAAATGGTGAGCAAACGAGGAAGCTTTGATGTTGATGATATCATTCTGAATACTGTTGGCGCACTAATAGGATTCTGTATATACCGCATAAAAAGGGCCTGA
- a CDS encoding MerR family transcriptional regulator — MIRLNTTTVAKKLGVSTKRIHKWIKHFNLSCKKNENGHYFFDDANFALLSTICEQMKQGVPLTEMKISLPRKGIQNAVTSPITDEQYTRLLERIERNERKIEEKASEVVSYQLLQQRREIEELNEKISKLEKQVQALGQEREGRKDIPLILDEGPRKVKKPAKRRSIVSLFL, encoded by the coding sequence GTGATTAGGTTGAATACAACTACTGTCGCTAAGAAGCTTGGGGTTTCAACGAAGAGAATTCATAAGTGGATTAAGCATTTCAATCTATCTTGCAAGAAAAACGAGAATGGACATTACTTCTTTGATGACGCTAACTTTGCTTTACTTTCTACCATTTGTGAACAGATGAAACAGGGAGTTCCTCTTACTGAAATGAAAATAAGTTTACCAAGAAAGGGGATACAAAACGCTGTGACTTCACCAATAACTGATGAGCAGTATACAAGACTGCTTGAGCGCATAGAACGTAATGAACGTAAGATTGAGGAAAAGGCAAGCGAAGTGGTTTCCTATCAACTGCTTCAGCAACGCCGCGAAATTGAAGAGCTTAATGAAAAGATTTCTAAATTAGAAAAACAGGTACAAGCACTTGGTCAAGAGAGAGAAGGTAGAAAGGATATTCCTTTAATACTCGATGAAGGTCCAAGAAAGGTAAAAAAACCAGCAAAACGACGTAGTATCGTCAGTTTATTTTTATAA
- the prfA gene encoding peptide chain release factor 1 encodes MFDRLEAVEARYEKLNQLLSDPDIISNTAKLREYSKEQSDIQDTVMAFREYKTVKEQLDDAKAMLDDKLDADMREMVKEELSELQSQQEELSEKLRVLLLPKDPNDDKNVIMEIRGAAGGDEAALFAGDLYRMYSRYAEANGWRTEVMDANSTGVGGYKEIIFMITGKGAYSKLKFENGAHRVQRVPETESGGRIHTSTATVAVLPEAEEVEVEIHEKDIRTDTYASSGAGGQSVNTTMSAVRLTHIPTNTVVTCQDEKSQIKNKEKAMKVLRARVYDKINSEIQAEYDQNRKLAVGTGDRSERIRTYNFPQNRVTDHRIGLTIQKLDQILQGKLDEVFNALIMEDQAQRMEQAE; translated from the coding sequence GTGTTTGATCGTTTAGAAGCTGTAGAAGCTCGCTATGAAAAACTAAACCAATTATTAAGTGATCCGGATATTATTAGTAACACGGCAAAATTACGTGAATATTCAAAGGAACAATCAGATATACAAGATACTGTTATGGCTTTTAGAGAATATAAAACAGTGAAAGAACAACTTGATGACGCAAAAGCAATGCTTGATGATAAATTAGATGCAGATATGCGTGAGATGGTAAAAGAAGAACTTTCTGAGTTACAATCTCAGCAAGAAGAGCTAAGTGAAAAACTACGTGTATTACTTTTACCGAAGGACCCTAATGATGACAAAAACGTTATTATGGAGATTCGTGGAGCAGCAGGTGGAGACGAAGCAGCTTTATTTGCTGGTGACCTGTACCGTATGTATAGCCGCTATGCTGAAGCAAATGGCTGGAGAACGGAAGTAATGGATGCAAACTCAACTGGTGTTGGTGGATATAAGGAAATTATTTTCATGATCACCGGTAAAGGTGCTTATTCAAAGTTGAAGTTTGAAAACGGGGCTCACCGCGTTCAACGTGTACCTGAAACTGAATCAGGTGGTCGTATTCATACATCTACTGCGACGGTTGCTGTATTACCTGAAGCAGAAGAGGTTGAGGTAGAAATTCATGAGAAGGATATCCGTACTGATACGTATGCATCAAGTGGAGCAGGTGGACAGAGTGTAAATACAACGATGTCTGCTGTACGTTTAACACATATCCCGACAAATACTGTTGTTACATGTCAGGACGAAAAATCACAGATTAAAAATAAAGAAAAAGCGATGAAAGTACTTCGCGCTCGTGTTTACGATAAAATCAACAGTGAAATTCAAGCCGAGTATGATCAAAACCGTAAGCTAGCTGTAGGAACAGGAGACCGTTCTGAAAGGATTCGTACGTATAACTTCCCGCAAAACCGTGTAACCGACCACCGTATTGGTTTAACGATTCAAAAGCTTGATCAAATCCTTCAAGGAAAGCTTGATGAAGTGTTTAATGCGCTAATTATGGAAGACCAAGCACAACGTATGGAGCAAGCTGAGTAA
- the prmC gene encoding peptide chain release factor N(5)-glutamine methyltransferase has product MKSITKVYEALNWASSCLREENRDENVGELLLCHHLKMNRSQLLASLRDDLDADVVECFMEDVKKHITGIPVQYIIGYEEFYGRTFKVNKEVLIPRPETEELVEGVLKRAKTLFGDAKVSVVDVGTGSGAIAITLALENLNFDVSTVDIAAESIKVAKKNAVRLGAKVEFYEGDLLGPLIEGGKKVDIVVSNPPYIPDYEIETLSTIVKDHEPIRALVGGSDGLDFYRRFMDEIPQVLIEKGLVAFEVGVGQGQPVADLLTTTFPAAKVQVVNDINGKDRMVFAEIGF; this is encoded by the coding sequence ATGAAGAGTATCACTAAAGTGTATGAAGCCCTAAACTGGGCTTCTTCTTGTTTACGGGAAGAAAATCGTGACGAAAATGTTGGGGAGCTATTACTTTGTCATCATTTGAAAATGAACAGGTCACAACTGCTAGCGAGTTTGCGAGATGATTTGGATGCTGATGTTGTAGAGTGTTTTATGGAAGATGTTAAAAAACACATTACTGGCATACCTGTACAATATATTATTGGCTATGAAGAATTTTATGGTAGAACTTTTAAAGTGAATAAAGAAGTTCTGATTCCTCGTCCAGAGACAGAAGAGTTAGTAGAAGGTGTACTAAAACGTGCAAAGACTTTGTTTGGGGATGCCAAGGTTTCAGTTGTTGACGTTGGAACGGGAAGTGGAGCCATTGCAATTACACTTGCTCTGGAGAACTTAAACTTTGACGTATCCACGGTAGATATAGCGGCAGAATCCATTAAAGTTGCGAAGAAAAATGCCGTGCGCCTTGGTGCTAAAGTGGAATTTTATGAAGGAGATTTACTAGGGCCGTTAATTGAAGGGGGAAAGAAAGTCGACATTGTTGTCTCAAATCCTCCGTATATTCCTGATTATGAAATTGAAACACTTTCCACTATTGTAAAAGACCATGAACCGATCCGCGCTTTGGTTGGTGGGTCAGACGGACTAGACTTTTACCGACGATTTATGGACGAGATTCCACAAGTGTTGATTGAAAAAGGATTAGTAGCATTTGAGGTAGGCGTAGGACAAGGTCAACCAGTAGCTGACTTACTAACTACAACTTTTCCCGCAGCAAAGGTCCAAGTTGTAAATGACATCAATGGTAAAGACCGAATGGTATTTGCGGAGATAGGGTTTTAG
- the spoIIR gene encoding stage II sporulation protein R, whose product MKKQNAIIIYILLLLIGANVGIYQDQLSAQAAANEPVVIPEEAIRLRILANSDSSKDQELKRKIRDEVNAEITKWVAELTSIDAARQLIKSRLSDIEQIVEQTLIEEGIDQAYTVDFQNNVEFPTKLYGNFIYPAGQYEAILITLGEAQGANWWCVLFPPLCFLDFSNGEAVDPQIADDQEKEEKETATKEKEEVKVKFFLVEFFTSLFS is encoded by the coding sequence ATGAAAAAACAAAACGCAATCATTATATATATTCTTTTATTATTAATCGGAGCAAACGTAGGAATCTATCAAGATCAATTATCAGCTCAGGCAGCAGCAAATGAGCCTGTTGTAATCCCAGAAGAAGCCATTCGACTTCGCATTCTAGCAAATAGTGACTCTAGCAAAGACCAAGAGTTAAAAAGAAAGATTCGCGATGAAGTAAATGCAGAAATTACAAAATGGGTAGCAGAACTAACTTCAATCGATGCGGCAAGACAACTAATCAAAAGCCGTTTAAGTGATATAGAACAAATCGTGGAGCAAACGTTAATAGAAGAAGGAATAGATCAAGCATATACAGTAGATTTTCAAAATAATGTTGAATTCCCAACTAAGCTTTATGGCAACTTTATTTACCCGGCAGGACAATATGAAGCAATCCTTATTACACTAGGTGAAGCACAAGGAGCAAACTGGTGGTGCGTGTTATTTCCTCCTTTATGTTTCTTAGATTTTTCAAACGGAGAAGCAGTTGATCCACAAATAGCAGATGATCAAGAGAAGGAAGAGAAAGAAACAGCTACGAAAGAAAAAGAAGAAGTGAAGGTAAAATTCTTCTTAGTTGAATTCTTCACATCATTATTTAGTTAA
- a CDS encoding GNAT family N-acetyltransferase, with the protein MLVEIRVANENDINRLKEFLGQANVNADGVDTIVDNFILMEDSKGNLVATLGIERLMKDGLLRSLVMSPKLDQTQILSLFKGISALAKEKELENLYLATNKHASVEFFTMLGFGKVEAEQLPEHLKESQHLQYLLEDVDNSIFMKSSIA; encoded by the coding sequence ATGTTAGTAGAAATTAGAGTAGCTAATGAAAATGATATAAATCGATTAAAGGAATTTTTAGGACAAGCCAATGTAAATGCAGATGGAGTGGACACAATTGTGGATAACTTCATTCTAATGGAAGATTCAAAAGGAAATCTAGTAGCAACACTTGGAATTGAAAGACTAATGAAGGATGGATTACTTCGTTCATTAGTGATGTCACCAAAACTTGACCAAACGCAAATTCTTTCTTTATTTAAGGGAATTTCAGCATTAGCAAAAGAGAAAGAGCTAGAAAACTTATATCTAGCAACAAACAAACATGCATCTGTTGAATTCTTTACGATGCTTGGATTTGGTAAAGTTGAGGCAGAGCAACTACCAGAACACTTAAAAGAGTCGCAACATCTACAATACTTACTAGAAGATGTGGATAACTCAATATTTATGAAATCTAGTATTGCTTAG